The segment AATTGCGGAAATCGGTTATACTGACGCTGACAATGGCTTTTCAGCCAATAGCTGCGCCGTTTTAGTCGCTATTGATGAGCAATCCCCTGATATCTCCCAAGGAGTTTCAGCAGCACATGAACAGAGAGAATCCCTCAGTAACGATGAATTAGATCAAATTGGAGCCGGGGATCAAGGGATTATGTTCGGTTATGCTTGTAACGAAACCCCCGAATTCATGCCCCTGCCTATTAGTTTAGCGCATCGGATCTCCCGTCGCTTAGCTGCCGTGCGGAAAATGGGCGAATTACCCTATTTACGTCCCGATGGCAAAACCCAAGTGTCTATCGTCTACGAAGATGGTAAACCCGTTGGCATTGATACCATCTTGATCTCGACTCAGCATACCGAAACCATTGACTCGCTGACCGAAAACAGCGCGGTTCAAGCCAAGATCAAATCCGATCTCTGGGAAGCCGTGGTACAGCCTGTTTTTGGAGATATCGAGATCAAACCCAACCAAGATACCCGCTTTTTAGTCAATCCTACGGGAAAATTCGTCATTGGTGGTCCACAAGGGGATGCTGGACTGACGGGACGTAAAATTATCGTCGATACCTACGGGGGTTACTCCCGTCACGGCGGTGGTGCTTTCTCTGGAAAAGACCCCACCAAAGTTGATCGTTCAGCGGCTTATGCTTGTCGCTATGTGGCTAAGAATATTGTGGCCGCCGGGTTAGCTGATAAGTGTGAAGTCCAAGTCAGCTATGCCATCGGAGTTGCTCGTCCGGTTAGCATTTTAGTCGAAACCTTCGGAACGGGCAAAGTTGATGAAGATAAGCTTCTCAAAGTGGTTCAAGAACTCTTTGAATTGCGTCCTGCGGGGATTCTTCAAACCCTGAACCTACGGGAGTTGCCCTCACAACGGGGTGGACGGTTTTATCAAGATGTGGCAGCTTATGGGCATTTTGGACGCACTGATCTCGATTTACCTTGGGAATATACCGATAAAGCCAATTTACTCAAAGAAGCTTTTGCGATTCCCTTATCTGAGGTAAGAGTAGGGGTTTAAGTCTGTTAAGTTCTTTGAAGGATTTTTAGGGACGAAATAATCTTCGTCCCTATATTTTTAAGACTTTGATTCTTGGGAATACCCGACGATTTCACTACAAACTTCGTAAAAATCTGTTACCGGAGGCTTGATAAATAAAGGAGTCATTTCTTCTAAAATTTTCTGATACATGGCATTATCATTTGATTCCATATCTTCAATTTTTTCCCACATAATTACGGCAATCCCTTGATCAGTGCCGGGTTTTTGCAGTAAAAAAGCTCCCTTAAACCCATCTTTGTAGGTAGAAACGGCTTTTTCATACAATCTTTGAGCTTCAGAAAATTTACCCGGTTTAAATTCACCAAGAGCGACATAGGCGTATTTATGTTGTAAACAATCTAGAAATTCTTGTGACATAATATAATTTAGCAATTAAGGGTTCAGAAGGGAATTATCTATAATTAACTTACTTATACTGGATTTCGATAATATTTAAGCGTTTCTTAATCAAATCCGTTTGATTACTCCTATTTTTTCTAGGAGAATGCTAGGGATCAACGGTCTTTGACCCCTACAGACACTATAGTTATCACTGTTTCCTCAGACTTAATGGCCTCATATCAGTCCATACCTCTTTGATATAAGCAAGACATTCCTCCTTAGTCCCACTTTTTCCCACCTCATTCCAGCCCTTAGGACTTTCTCGGTCAATCGGCCAGATTGAGTACTGTTCTTCGTGGTTTATAACCACCTTAAAAATGGCTTGTTGTTCTTTGTCTTCTGTATTCATGGAATTATCCTCATTATTTTTCGTTGATTAGTTCTCGAAGGATAGTCAAAAAGTCATTCCCTATCTCATTGATGGTGCTTGCCTCATGAAGGTTACTACTATAAGCCCAACGCATAAAGAGTTGCCCGTGCATGATGCTACCCACGATTTCCAACAAATGTCGCCGATTTCCTTCGCTGCTTTCCGCGAGTCGAATTTGTCCAAGCGTTCCATCGAGGGTGTTTGAACCCATTAACTCTTGAGGCTTCCTAGCTGTAATCATTTGTCCCCCAGTTGGCGACTTGTCTATCTGTCCACCTGTGTAATTAAAAGCAATTTGCGTTGGAGGAATTTGACTAAGTTGGTCGCGGATGTTTTCATCAGAAGTTAGATAGCGCAACACCGAATAACCAATGCCTCGATTCGGGACTTGACGAAATTGCTGATTGAGAGACTTAATAATCTCCTTTAATTCTTTGGCGTTGTCAACTTCAAGCAACAGAGGATAAAAACTGGTAAACCAACCCACAGTGCGGGATATATTAACTTTAGCCCCAATATCTTCACGGCCATGGCCTTCGATATTGATTAAGGTTCGGTTTCCACCAGTCCAGCGACAAATCACCAAAGCCAAAACCGCCAAGAGAATTTCATGAATTTTGGCTTGATAAATCCCCGTTATGTCCTGTAAAAGAACTTGGGTTTCTTCCTGATTAAGACTAATCTTAAGGGTATCCATTGAAGCTTTTGTATTGACCCCACTAGGATGATCGAGCGGCAGTTGAGGAATATCCAAGTTTCTTAGATTAAGCCAATAAGGAGCTTCATTTTTCAAACTGTCTGAGTCGGCATAGCTTGCCAATGCCTCAGCCCACTGCTTGAATGATGTTGTTTTTCGAGGAAGATGAACTGGCTGTTCGCTCTGGAGTTGTCCATAAACCTTCATCAAATCATCCATTAAAATCGGCCAGGATACATTATCAGTAACCAAGTGATGGATGATCAAAACTAAATACCCTGGTTGGCGAGATCCCAAATAAAACCAGGCCATTCGCACCAATAACCCTTGGCTTAGGTTCAAACTGGTTTGCAACTCCTTCACTTTGTCCTCAAACCCTTGTTGTTGCTCTTGGGTACTCAATTGAGAAAGGTCAATCTCGACCAAAGGTACTTGGTCTGGTGACGGAGCAATCCTCTGTTGCCAACCAGTTTCAGATTGTGTGAATTGCGATCGCAAAGCATCGTGGTGTTCAAGAATGTGTTTTAGGGCTTGTCTTAACCTATTGGGATTGACATTAGAGGGCACTTCTATGGTCAACCACTGGTTAAAATAGTGAGGATTAGGGCGATTTTGACTAAAGAACCACTGTTGCACCGAGGTAAGTGGGACTTCGCCGGTCACTATATCCAGTTCCGTTTCGATAACTTCCCCCAGGTTAACCACCTGAGCAAGTTCAGCGATGGTTTGATGCTCAAACAAGTCCTTCGCCGTCAATGGTAAACCAGCATCCGTTGCACGAGCCACAATCTGGATACTCATGATAGAATCTCCTCCCAACTCGAAGAAATTGGAATGAATCCCAACTTGTTCCAAACCAAGGACATTACTCCAGATGTCAGCAAGGACTTTTTCTGTTTCTGTTTGTGGTGGAACAAAGGCCGTTTCCGCCGTTAATTCATCAACATTCGGGGCGGGTAAGGCTTTGCGATCAACTTTTCCATTGGCTGTCACAGGCAATGAAGCCAGCACCATAAAGAAGGCAGGAATCATATAATCAGGAAGTCTTGCTTTCAAAAATTCCCGCAGTTCCAAAGACGACGGATTCTCGTTATTTTTTGGCGTTACATAGCCCACCAGACGCTGGACTCCGCGTTCAGCGTATACTGTGACCACAGCTTGGCCAACCTGTTCGTGTTGACTGAGAACGGATTCAATTTCACCGAGTTCGATGCGGAAACCGCGTATTTTGACCTGTTGGTCGATACGTCCAAGAAAGTCCAGGTTCCCGTCCGATAACCAGCGTACTAAGTCCCCAGTTCGATAGAGGCGATCGCCGTGAGATTCACTAAAAGGATCAGGGATAAACCGTTCAGCCGTTAAATCGGGCCGATTGAGATAACCACGGGCTACTCCGCTACCCCCGATATAGAGTTCTCCAGGGATTCCCACCGCAACAGGCTGCATCCAAGGATCTAGAACATAGACTTTGACATTAGCTAGAGGCTTCCCTAGGGGGGGTTTGCGCTCGCTATTCCACTCGGTTGCTAGGGTAGCCCCAATGGTGGTTTCGGTTGGTCCATAGCCATTGATCAACCGACGACCTTTGTTCCACCGTGCTGCCAATTCGGGTAAACAGACTTCCCCACCGACTGTCAAGGTCTGTAAATCTGGCAACTGCTCACTGACCGAAGGGAGTGCGCCTAGGGTCGCAACGGGCATAGTTAGGGTTGTAATCTTGTACTTCTGTATTAGAGCGATCAGACTCGGTCCGGGTAAGAGTTCATCTTTCGGTGCTAAGAACAGGGTTGCTCCTGCGACTAAGGTACGGAAAATTTCTCCAAGGGCAGCATCGAAGCTAATCGAGAGCATTTGCAAGACACGACTTTCGGGGGTAATGCCAAACAGAGGAATTTGTGCACAGATGACATTAGTCAGGCCTTGGTGTTCAACCATCACCCCTTTGGGAAGTCCAGTTGAGCCTGATGTATAGACGACATAAGCCAGATTGTGGGGGGTCACAGGACTCTCTAGGGGACTCTCCTGTTCTTCTGCGATTTTTTCCCACTCGCTGTCTAGACAGAGTAACTGATGAGAGCCATCGGGAATGGCTTCTTGAAGATGCTGTTGAGTCAGAACGGTAGAAACGCTCGCGTCCTCAAGCATATATTCCAATCGTTCCCTAGGATACCCTGGATCGAGGCACAAGAAAGCCCCACCGGCCTTGAGCGTCCCCAGAAGCGCAATTAACATCAGGGGCGATCGCTCAAAGCAACATCCTACAATATTTTCTGTCCCAATCCCTAACCTTTGTAGGTAACGAGCCAATTGATTACTGCGACGGTTAAGCTCACCGTAGCTCAACGTTTGCTCCTGAAAACAGACGGCTGTACTTTCAGGATTTTGCTGCGATCGCTCTTCAATCAGTTCATGAATACATCGTATTACTTCTGGCTGTTCACTAACACCATTCCATTCAAGCAACAGTTGTTTTTGTTCAGCCTCGGACAACAGCGAAATCTCAGACAAAGGACGGTCTACATTAGCGATGCTTCGCTCAAAGAGCAGTTTTAGGTGTGCCGCCATGCGCTCCACTGTTACGGCATCAAACAGATCTGAGTTGTATTGAAGGGTGCATTCTATGGTTGTTTTTCTTTCCGTAGCAATCAGCAAGAGGTCAAAATTTGAGGTTTCTAGCTCTGCTCCCCCTTGATGTTGCCAGGACAGACCAGAAACATCTACCGCACTTCGCGTAGCCGTCTGATGAACGAACATAACTTGAAATAGGGGATTCCAACTGAGATCTCGTTGCGGGTTGAGTACCTCAACCAGTTTATCGAAGGGTAAGTCCTGGTGATTATAGGCATCAAGACAAGTCCGCTTAACCACTCCAAGCAGTTGTCGCAAGGTGGGATTACCACAGAGATCTGTTCGCATGACCAGGGTATTGACAAAAAAGCCAATTAAATGATTAAGAATGTCTTGACTCCGGTTAGCCACTGGTGTACCAACGCTGATATCGTCTTGACCGCTATAGCGTGAGAGCAGCAATTGAAACCCAGCCAACAAGACCATAAACATGGTTGCGCCTTCTGTTTGAGCCAGTTCCTGCAATTGTTTAACGACGGGAGACGACAGTTGGAAAGATTGTCGTCCTCCTTGATAACGGTGAACCGATGGGCGTGGCCTATCGAGGGGCAATTCTAGTGGTGATATACCGGCCAGCTTTGTTTGCCAATAATTGAGTTGTTCACTGAAATGATCTCCTTTCAACCAATCACGCTGCCAAATAGCAAAGTCAGCGTACTGAATTGGCAAGTTCGGCAGGGGGGAAGAACGCCCGTCGAGGAAAGCTTCATAAAGAACGGCTAGTTCCTGCGAAAAAACCCCTAAGGAGCGTCCGTCAGTGATAATATGGTGCATCGTCAGGGCAAAAATATTATTTTCAGGGGAAATTCGCAGAATTTTTGCTCGAAAAAGCGGACCATTCACTAAATCCCACGG is part of the Rippkaea orientalis PCC 8801 genome and harbors:
- a CDS encoding non-ribosomal peptide synthetase, whose translation is MGEQNSITRIINDNSFEIEDMYELSPLQEGMLIHTLQDQGMGMYINQGVYKFEQLNLAALKSAWQQIVDRHTILRTSFHWEDLDRPQQVVHRKISIDIESYDWRGLSSWEQELKLRQSLREDRYRGFDLTKPPLLRLLLFRSRQDSYYLVFSHHHILLDGWSHPLLLAEVRTFYQANLQNQPLRLPKPRPYREYINWLKKQDVRSAEVFWRDYLGGITGPTSLPGDLGSDRQKGFQLHFDEWRTTLSQPLYKALQGVARKCHVTLNTIIFGAWAIILSRYSGQPDVVFGMLVSGRPPNLEGVESMIGMFINTLPMRITVDNHQPLENWFKQLQKQQSILQEYAFSPLMMVQSWSEIPRSVPLFGSVVDINNTPQKKLTGTTRTQQNDTTYKIFPNSVNQNFPLFLYISPVVEELSITLTYNARRFTSASIAQVAEQMRTLLTAIAQDLDQSLGDLPLMSSIEQNRVIFEWNQTQASYPKEFCLHQLFEAQVNRTPDATAIIFVDQQITYRQLNEQANQLAHHLRGVGVSSGTLVGLCLERSVAMIIGLLAILKAGGAYIPLDPNYPVARLQFMLQDAKPDVLLTDQHLLSRLGKFSGQTVCFNRDQALWQTQPTENLENLTQPDDLAYVLYTSGSTGRPKGILGLHRGAVNRLTWMWRTYPFAPGEVTCQKTSLNFVDSVWELFGPLLQGIPTVLVPQEVLIDPHRLVQTLGKHQVTRIVLVPSLLSTILETTEDIDQQLPKLKIWISSGETLRIDLLNQFRQSLPNRVLLNLYGSSEVSADVTCYDTQTLAPDATRVPIGQPIANSQIYLLDQDLQPVPIGIPGELYAGGDGLARGYLNRSDLTAERFIPNPFSDEVGARLYKTGDLARYLPDGILEYLGRIDHQVKIRGIRIELEEIESVLRQYNAIRQVAVTVTEGEQLVAHIVIENGIEFKLDELREFLHNRLPEAMIPGVYLTLDTLPLTPSGKVDRRTLSTPKPKDLDQSRSKDTASVLPKTPTEKVIARIWAEMLPIKKINTESDFFHLGGHSLLAALIASRLSKVLKTDVPITSLLEARTLGNLAKWIDTSKAEGISQKTQIIPDLTRADRGKIAPLSFPQQRMWFLDQLNPGSLSYTVGHFIRFTGELNVEALRLALTEIVRRHQSLRTTFIARNGEPFQVIHDNIDIPLPVIDLTQFSEHEREAIAQDYGRKQAREPWDLVNGPLFRAKILRISPENNIFALTMHHIITDGRSLGVFSQELAVLYEAFLDGRSSPLPNLPIQYADFAIWQRDWLKGDHFSEQLNYWQTKLAGISPLELPLDRPRPSVHRYQGGRQSFQLSSPVVKQLQELAQTEGATMFMVLLAGFQLLLSRYSGQDDISVGTPVANRSQDILNHLIGFFVNTLVMRTDLCGNPTLRQLLGVVKRTCLDAYNHQDLPFDKLVEVLNPQRDLSWNPLFQVMFVHQTATRSAVDVSGLSWQHQGGAELETSNFDLLLIATERKTTIECTLQYNSDLFDAVTVERMAAHLKLLFERSIANVDRPLSEISLLSEAEQKQLLLEWNGVSEQPEVIRCIHELIEERSQQNPESTAVCFQEQTLSYGELNRRSNQLARYLQRLGIGTENIVGCCFERSPLMLIALLGTLKAGGAFLCLDPGYPRERLEYMLEDASVSTVLTQQHLQEAIPDGSHQLLCLDSEWEKIAEEQESPLESPVTPHNLAYVVYTSGSTGLPKGVMVEHQGLTNVICAQIPLFGITPESRVLQMLSISFDAALGEIFRTLVAGATLFLAPKDELLPGPSLIALIQKYKITTLTMPVATLGALPSVSEQLPDLQTLTVGGEVCLPELAARWNKGRRLINGYGPTETTIGATLATEWNSERKPPLGKPLANVKVYVLDPWMQPVAVGIPGELYIGGSGVARGYLNRPDLTAERFIPDPFSESHGDRLYRTGDLVRWLSDGNLDFLGRIDQQVKIRGFRIELGEIESVLSQHEQVGQAVVTVYAERGVQRLVGYVTPKNNENPSSLELREFLKARLPDYMIPAFFMVLASLPVTANGKVDRKALPAPNVDELTAETAFVPPQTETEKVLADIWSNVLGLEQVGIHSNFFELGGDSIMSIQIVARATDAGLPLTAKDLFEHQTIAELAQVVNLGEVIETELDIVTGEVPLTSVQQWFFSQNRPNPHYFNQWLTIEVPSNVNPNRLRQALKHILEHHDALRSQFTQSETGWQQRIAPSPDQVPLVEIDLSQLSTQEQQQGFEDKVKELQTSLNLSQGLLVRMAWFYLGSRQPGYLVLIIHHLVTDNVSWPILMDDLMKVYGQLQSEQPVHLPRKTTSFKQWAEALASYADSDSLKNEAPYWLNLRNLDIPQLPLDHPSGVNTKASMDTLKISLNQEETQVLLQDITGIYQAKIHEILLAVLALVICRWTGGNRTLINIEGHGREDIGAKVNISRTVGWFTSFYPLLLEVDNAKELKEIIKSLNQQFRQVPNRGIGYSVLRYLTSDENIRDQLSQIPPTQIAFNYTGGQIDKSPTGGQMITARKPQELMGSNTLDGTLGQIRLAESSEGNRRHLLEIVGSIMHGQLFMRWAYSSNLHEASTINEIGNDFLTILRELINEK
- a CDS encoding MbtH family protein codes for the protein MNTEDKEQQAIFKVVINHEEQYSIWPIDRESPKGWNEVGKSGTKEECLAYIKEVWTDMRPLSLRKQ
- the metK gene encoding methionine adenosyltransferase; the protein is MSRRYLFSSESVTEGHPDKICDQISDTILDALLYHDDHSRVAAEVVVNTGLVLITGEITSKAHVNFVELARKKIAEIGYTDADNGFSANSCAVLVAIDEQSPDISQGVSAAHEQRESLSNDELDQIGAGDQGIMFGYACNETPEFMPLPISLAHRISRRLAAVRKMGELPYLRPDGKTQVSIVYEDGKPVGIDTILISTQHTETIDSLTENSAVQAKIKSDLWEAVVQPVFGDIEIKPNQDTRFLVNPTGKFVIGGPQGDAGLTGRKIIVDTYGGYSRHGGGAFSGKDPTKVDRSAAYACRYVAKNIVAAGLADKCEVQVSYAIGVARPVSILVETFGTGKVDEDKLLKVVQELFELRPAGILQTLNLRELPSQRGGRFYQDVAAYGHFGRTDLDLPWEYTDKANLLKEAFAIPLSEVRVGV